The following are encoded in a window of Panicum virgatum strain AP13 chromosome 5N, P.virgatum_v5, whole genome shotgun sequence genomic DNA:
- the LOC120674444 gene encoding inactive TPR repeat-containing thioredoxin TTL3-like, producing the protein MSHRPPAPMPDTLSDAFAAAVLLSSTDKPDTLPPGRLSPVSPLPHSSKHPTPSSSSGSSGSVSVSRAHASGLAARRSHSGEIPLPSDAPPRGPRPGHRRTGSGPLIFTSCSSSATSPLTNALPAGNICPSGRLAKPSSCSAATPPPPPPPRPARHDVLGSGTANYGHGSIVRSRSAGAPVSEDDAVVRRAMAAADPEEVKRAGNDQYRKGCFEEALRLYDRALALCPDNAACRGNRAAALIGLRRLGEAVKECEEALRIDPSYGRAHHRLASLHIRLGHIEDALKHLSLAAPQPDLLELHKLQTVEKHLGRCLDARKAGDWKSALRESDAAIAAGADSSALLLAARAEALLWLNLLDEADLAISSASKLDYSSSCSSDTKFCGFLGNVYLFYVHAQVDMALGRFDHAVSSIDKARIIDPGNSEVVTMHNKVKFVARARSLGNELFNSGKFSEACLAYGEGLKQHPVNKVLYCNRAGCRFKLGQWEKSIEDCNEALKIHPNYTKALLRRAASYGKMERWAESVKDYEVLRKELPSDTEVAEAYFHAQVALKSSRGEEVSNMKFGGEVEAITGMEQFKMATSLPGVSVVHFMTPSNQQCCKISPFVNTLCTRYPSVNFLKVDVNDSPAVARAENVRTIPTFKIYKNGMRVKEMICPSQQLLEYSVGHYGI; encoded by the exons ATGTCccaccgcccgccggcgccaATGCCGGACACCCTCTCcgacgccttcgccgccgccgtcctcctctcctccaccgACAAGCCCGACACGCTCCCGCCCGGCAGGCTCTCGCCGGTCTCCCCGCTCCCGCACTCCTCCAAGCACCCCACCCCGAGCTCCTCCTCGGGCTCCTCCGGCTCCGTCTCCGTCTCCCGCGCGCACGCCTcgggcctcgccgcgcgccggagCCACTCCGGCGAGATCCCGCTCCCCTCCGACGCGCCCCCGCGCGGCCCGCGCCCGGGCCACCGCCGCACCGGCTCCGGGCCCCTCATCTTCACCTCCTGCTCCAGCTCCGCCACCTCCCCGCTCACCAACGCGCTCCCGGCGGGCAACATCTGCCCCTCCGGCCGCCTCGCCAAGccctcctcctgctccgccgccacgccgccgcccccgcccccgccgcggcccgccCGCCACGACGTCCTCGGCTCCGGCACCGCCAACTACGGCCACGGGAGCATCGTGCGCTCGCgcagcgccggcgcgccggTTTCCGAGGACGATGCCGTGGTCAGgcgggccatggcggccgccgaccccgaggagGTCAAGAGGGCGGGCAACGACCAGTACAGGAAGGGCTGCTTCGAGGAGGCCCTCAGGCTCTACGACCGCGCGCTCGCCCTCTGCCCCGACAATGCCGCCTGCCGGGgcaaccgcgccgccgcgctcatcGGGCTACGACGCCTCGGGGAGGCCGTCAAGGAGTGCGAGGAGGCGCTCCGGATTGATCCGTCCTACGGCCGCGCGCACCACCGCCTCGCGTCCCTGCATATAAG GCTAGGACACATTGAGGATGCTCTGAAACACCTATCACTTGCAGCCCCACAGCCTGACCTCCTAGAGTTGCACAAATTGCAAACAGTGGAGAAGCACTTGGGGAGATGCCTGGATGCACGAAAGGCCGGGGACTGGAAGAGTGCGCTAAGAGAAAGTGATGCTGCTATTGCAGCTGGAGCTGACTCCTCTGCTCTG CTCTTGGCTGCTAGAGCAGAAGCCCTTCTGTGGCTCAACCTACTCGATGAGGCTGATCTAGCTATCTCTAGTGCCTCCAAATTGGATTATTCTTCTTCATGCTCCTCAGACACCAAATTTTGTGGCTTCCTCGGCAACGTTTATCTCTTCTATGTACATGCCCAAGTTGACATGGCATTGGGAAG GTTTGACCATGCTGTCTCCTCCATAGATAAGGCAAGGATAATAGATCCAGGAAATAGCGAAGTGGTAACTATGCATAACAAAGTGAAATTTGTGGCTAGAGCACGATCTCTAGGGAACGAGCTCTTCAATTCTGGAAAATTTTCAGAAGCTTGCCTTGCTTATGGTGAAGGGCTCAAACAACACCCTGTGAATAAAGTCCTGTACTGTAATAGGGCAGGTTGTAGATTTAAGCTTGGGCAGTGGGAGAAGTCAATTGAGGACTGCAATGAAGCTCTCAAGATTCATCCCAATTATACCAAGGCTTTGCTCAGGCGGGCAGCATCGTACGGCAAG ATGGAGCGATGGGCAGAATCTGTGAAGGATTATGAGGTTCTCAGAAAGGAACTTCCGAGTGACACGGAGGTTGCTGAGGCCTATTTCCATGCCCAGGTTGCTCTCAAGTCATCTCGTGGTGAGGAGGTATCCAACATGAAGTTTGGAGGTGAGGTTGAAGCAATTACAGGAATGGAACAATTTAAGATGGCTACATCTTTGCCAG GTGTTTCAGTCGTCCATTTCATGACGCCTTCAAATCAGCAATGTTGTAAGATTTCCCCATTTGTGAACACACTGTGTACCAGATACCCATCTGTTAATTTCCTCAAG GTCGATGTGAATGACAGCCCTGCTGTTGCACGTGCTGAAAATGTGAGGACAATTCCAACATTCAAAATCTACAAAAATGGTATGAGAGTGAAAGAGATGATCTGCCCCAGCCAACAGCTGCTGGAATACTCAGTGGGACATTATGGGATTTAG